From Nitrosopumilus zosterae, the proteins below share one genomic window:
- a CDS encoding response regulator, protein MANILIADDSNAIRLVLKDILSIGEHDVIAEACDGSEAVEFYKKYNPDLMLLDLAMPKKDGYAVTKEIISYDPNAKIILITASDDQKTIQKCLNEGAFSYVSKPFDFNAVLDTIKEILKSNLGTIGTNK, encoded by the coding sequence ATGGCCAATATTTTAATTGCTGATGACTCTAATGCCATTCGTCTAGTTTTAAAAGATATTTTGTCAATTGGCGAACATGATGTTATTGCTGAAGCGTGTGATGGTTCTGAGGCAGTTGAATTTTATAAAAAATATAATCCTGACTTGATGTTGCTTGATCTTGCCATGCCAAAAAAAGACGGTTATGCTGTAACAAAAGAAATTATCTCATATGATCCTAACGCAAAAATAATTTTAATTACTGCAAGTGATGATCAAAAAACAATTCAGAAATGTTTGAATGAGGGTGCATTCTCCTATGTTTCAAAACCTTTTGATTTTAATGCAGTTTTGGATACCATAAAAGAAATTCTAAAAAGTAATTTAGGTACTATTGGGACTAATAAGTAA
- a CDS encoding uracil-DNA glycosylase, which translates to MEQELESIKQNVINCTKCDLCKTRTNSVPGKGNSQAEVMFVGEAPGRNEDKSGEPFVGIAGQKLSIALDEAGVSRESVYITNIVKCRPPQNRVPNTDERNTCQEYLKQEISIIKPKIICVLGNTAFSSILGGSEITKFRGKIVRRDNQLYFLTIHPAATIYNQGLIDVLKNDIVKLFENIRELKNGKEIKIDIEYDS; encoded by the coding sequence ATGGAGCAAGAATTAGAGTCAATAAAACAAAATGTCATAAATTGTACAAAGTGCGATCTTTGTAAGACTAGGACAAACTCAGTTCCAGGGAAAGGAAATTCTCAAGCAGAAGTAATGTTTGTAGGAGAAGCACCTGGAAGAAACGAGGATAAAAGTGGAGAACCATTTGTAGGAATTGCAGGCCAGAAACTCTCAATCGCACTTGATGAGGCAGGAGTTTCAAGAGAATCGGTGTACATTACAAATATTGTAAAGTGCAGACCGCCACAAAACAGAGTTCCAAATACAGACGAAAGAAACACTTGTCAAGAATATCTAAAGCAGGAAATTTCAATAATAAAACCAAAAATTATTTGTGTTTTGGGAAATACGGCATTTAGTTCAATTTTAGGAGGTTCAGAAATAACAAAATTTAGAGGAAAAATCGTAAGAAGAGACAATCAACTATATTTTCTCACCATTCATCCAGCAGCAACGATATACAATCAAGGGCTAATTGATGTACTAAAGAACGACATTGTGAAATTATTTGAAAACATAAGAGAATTGAAAAACGGAAAAGAAATCAAAATAGACATAGAGTATGATTCCTAG
- a CDS encoding sensor histidine kinase, whose protein sequence is MKIIVVKIVSKAYLLIIILIAAAVFNLFLLYQDDKSGISQSQSIIRIGDVKVKAELISALATSVANGNAEDKNELQKEIDEVQSTLLKIKNGGNINGQEISVIPPALVLDYNKVYSSWENYKSRALDVEITSVFDPEATNAMNYVLQKNQDLVLLTDNLVRDLDTLDRNYNAHKQIAKDLAECAKIIGQQSLLISIGEGENTQEILGEKKLQFEIGIRKLLQISTEDLEVESVGMTHEELEAIPRENSESLRKIDPLWEAIQLRITILEDRALLSPEFNIAKNKMYEQKLILFEDTDRLINSWNNEITKEGSEGQIIIQILLIVDIAAFILVLTIIRKSLLPLEIISKALSKVKEGVYGEKIEYSGTDEVGQLVTNFNIMSDTIKEKEEEAKKTDIAKDEFLAMITHELKTPLVPIQGYSDILLGEHLGKLTDKQKERIEIIKSSSETLLGIISDLLDAQKLDLGQLRMKKEIKNIKETINKAINSLLPEAQKNKIELSSNLLDLEIEHDPDRIMQVITNLIKNSLNAVQPNTGKIQVSMEELPKEIKIVIKDNGVGIPKSHLKELFKKFYQVDATLTRERGGSGLGLAICKGIIDNHMGEISVQSEINQGAAFTFTLPKLASHVKSAVNPT, encoded by the coding sequence ATGAAAATCATAGTTGTGAAGATAGTAAGTAAAGCATATCTTTTGATAATAATTTTAATCGCAGCAGCTGTATTTAATCTGTTTTTGCTATATCAAGATGATAAATCAGGAATATCACAATCACAATCCATAATTAGAATTGGAGATGTGAAAGTTAAAGCTGAATTAATTTCAGCACTTGCAACATCTGTTGCAAATGGAAATGCAGAAGATAAAAATGAATTACAAAAAGAAATTGATGAAGTTCAATCAACATTATTGAAAATTAAAAATGGTGGAAACATTAATGGGCAAGAAATATCCGTTATTCCTCCAGCACTTGTTTTAGATTATAACAAGGTTTACTCATCATGGGAAAATTACAAGTCACGAGCATTAGATGTAGAAATAACATCAGTATTTGATCCAGAAGCTACAAATGCGATGAACTATGTTTTGCAAAAAAATCAGGATCTAGTTCTGCTTACAGATAATCTAGTAAGAGACTTGGACACTTTGGATAGAAATTACAATGCTCACAAACAAATTGCAAAAGATTTAGCAGAATGCGCAAAAATTATTGGGCAACAAAGTTTGCTAATTTCAATAGGCGAGGGAGAAAACACTCAAGAAATACTTGGAGAGAAAAAACTGCAATTTGAAATTGGAATCAGAAAATTATTACAAATTTCAACTGAAGATTTGGAGGTCGAAAGTGTAGGCATGACACATGAAGAGTTGGAAGCAATTCCAAGGGAAAATTCTGAATCACTAAGAAAAATAGACCCTCTTTGGGAAGCAATTCAATTAAGAATAACCATCCTTGAAGACAGAGCACTATTATCTCCAGAATTCAACATTGCAAAAAATAAAATGTATGAACAGAAATTAATTTTATTTGAAGACACAGACAGATTGATAAATTCTTGGAATAATGAAATCACAAAAGAAGGTTCTGAAGGTCAAATAATTATTCAAATTTTATTAATTGTAGACATTGCTGCATTCATTTTAGTTCTAACGATAATTAGAAAATCACTTTTGCCTCTGGAGATAATCAGTAAAGCACTATCAAAGGTAAAAGAAGGAGTATATGGTGAAAAAATTGAATATTCAGGCACGGATGAGGTAGGACAACTTGTAACGAATTTCAATATAATGTCTGATACAATTAAAGAAAAAGAAGAAGAAGCTAAAAAAACAGACATTGCAAAAGATGAATTTTTAGCAATGATTACTCACGAATTAAAGACACCGCTAGTTCCAATTCAAGGATATTCAGATATTTTACTTGGAGAACATTTGGGAAAATTAACAGACAAACAAAAAGAGAGAATCGAAATTATCAAATCAAGTTCTGAGACATTGTTAGGAATTATTTCAGACTTGTTAGATGCACAAAAATTAGATTTAGGCCAGTTAAGAATGAAAAAAGAAATCAAAAACATCAAAGAGACAATCAACAAAGCAATCAATTCGTTGTTACCAGAAGCCCAAAAAAATAAGATTGAATTAAGTTCAAATTTGTTAGATTTGGAAATAGAACACGACCCAGATAGGATCATGCAAGTAATTACAAATTTAATTAAAAACAGTTTGAATGCAGTGCAACCAAACACAGGAAAGATTCAAGTTAGCATGGAAGAACTCCCAAAAGAAATCAAAATTGTCATCAAAGATAACGGGGTAGGAATTCCAAAGAGCCATCTAAAGGAACTCTTCAAGAAATTCTATCAAGTGGATGCTACATTAACTAGAGAAAGAGGAGGGAGTGGGTTAGGATTAGCCATTTGTAAAGGAATCATAGATAATCATATGGGAGAAATATCTGTACAAAGCGAGATCAATCAAGGAGCAGCATTCACATTTACACTTCCGAAATTAGCTAGCCACGTAAAATCAGCAGTTAATCCTACTTAA
- a CDS encoding DNA-3-methyladenine glycosylase, with amino-acid sequence MIPREFYSKDTITVARNILGKRIIRKIGRTELSGIITETEAYRHTDDPASHAFGRKTDRNKVMFEDVGHAYVYFTYGMHYCFNVVARHPKIKAGAVLIRAIKPEKGIEKMQKNRKIANTKDLTNGPAKLTQALEITKEHYGIDLTKDSRLHIAEGIKPKKIIASPRIGIKNATDKLWNFKIDI; translated from the coding sequence ATGATTCCTAGAGAATTCTATTCCAAAGACACTATTACAGTTGCAAGAAACATTCTTGGAAAAAGAATCATTAGAAAAATTGGAAGAACAGAGTTATCAGGAATAATCACTGAAACTGAAGCATACAGACATACCGATGATCCTGCAAGTCATGCATTTGGCAGAAAGACAGATAGAAACAAAGTGATGTTTGAGGATGTTGGACATGCTTATGTCTATTTTACCTATGGAATGCATTATTGCTTTAATGTAGTAGCAAGACATCCGAAAATCAAAGCAGGCGCAGTTCTCATTCGAGCAATTAAGCCTGAAAAGGGAATTGAAAAGATGCAGAAAAATAGAAAGATTGCAAATACGAAAGATCTTACAAATGGACCAGCAAAACTAACTCAGGCCTTAGAAATTACAAAAGAGCATTATGGAATAGATTTGACCAAAGATTCAAGGTTACACATTGCAGAAGGAATTAAACCAAAAAAAATAATAGCATCGCCAAGAATCGGAATAAAAAATGCGACAGACAAGTTATGGAATTTCAAAATAGATATTTAA
- a CDS encoding VTT domain-containing protein, with product MDFVDLFPFAPEVGYLSLSLVNFFGSLIPFIPLPGFLLLATMAVGDQFDLHVLALLSAITATVAKQIIFYVSYGGRKIINEKTRKRMRPFERLVKRYGAGAAFFAAATPIPDDLVYVPLGLAKYNPKRFFIATLTGKVVLSYSIVFISHYLGLSLVDPLIENIDDATPVYIGIIIFGIMMTSVVILLLRLDWEKILGKFAPWTLDENNEE from the coding sequence GTGGATTTTGTTGATCTATTTCCATTTGCACCGGAAGTAGGTTATCTGAGCTTATCTCTAGTTAACTTCTTTGGTTCACTTATTCCGTTTATTCCGTTACCTGGATTCTTGCTTTTAGCTACTATGGCAGTAGGTGATCAATTTGATCTTCATGTTCTGGCACTCTTATCTGCAATTACTGCAACAGTTGCAAAGCAAATAATCTTCTATGTCAGTTATGGTGGGCGAAAAATCATCAATGAAAAAACTAGAAAAAGAATGCGTCCATTTGAAAGATTAGTTAAGAGATATGGTGCTGGTGCTGCATTTTTTGCTGCAGCTACTCCGATTCCTGATGACTTGGTGTATGTACCTTTAGGATTGGCAAAATATAATCCGAAACGATTTTTTATAGCAACTCTTACTGGAAAAGTAGTTCTTAGTTATTCCATTGTTTTCATTTCTCATTATCTGGGATTATCTTTAGTAGATCCTCTTATTGAAAACATTGATGATGCAACTCCTGTTTACATCGGAATTATTATTTTCGGTATTATGATGACTTCTGTTGTGATCTTACTGTTAAGATTAGATTGGGAAAAAATTCTTGGTAAATTTGCACCCTGGACTTTGGACGAGAACAATGAAGAATAG
- a CDS encoding transcription elongation factor NusA has translation MILPICGFDAKNSVLCPKCEGKVEAGELTQADIDASIILAKTAKLNKAIENFTLYSCKEFDGNFVLSLAKNDIMIIRQSRTLYRLLQDQFKGKIWLVEADENDKRFIEDLFFPTKILSINAVWAPGGVQKTKAIVSGKWTPKFPIDTEKVIQIVRNARNLDIEIEFEDKR, from the coding sequence ATGATTCTTCCAATTTGTGGTTTTGATGCAAAAAATTCAGTTCTTTGTCCAAAGTGTGAAGGCAAAGTGGAGGCAGGAGAACTTACACAAGCAGATATAGATGCATCAATCATTCTTGCAAAAACTGCAAAATTGAATAAAGCAATTGAAAATTTCACATTATACTCATGTAAGGAGTTTGACGGAAATTTTGTTTTATCGTTAGCTAAAAATGACATCATGATCATCAGACAAAGCCGTACATTGTACAGACTTCTTCAAGACCAATTTAAGGGAAAAATTTGGTTGGTTGAGGCAGACGAAAACGATAAAAGATTCATCGAAGACCTATTCTTTCCTACTAAAATATTATCAATCAATGCAGTGTGGGCACCTGGAGGAGTACAAAAAACTAAAGCAATAGTGTCAGGCAAATGGACACCAAAGTTTCCCATAGACACCGAAAAAGTAATACAAATTGTAAGAAATGCCCGAAACCTTGACATTGAGATAGAATTTGAGGATAAAAGATAG
- the aspS gene encoding aspartate--tRNA(Asn) ligase, translated as MGFVKTHDIDELTSELIGNQVILGGWVEDFRKLGKMSFITLRDVTGISQIIVKGELNDNLGEINRQSVISVKGIVQETKARDFAFEIKAEEIEVLGKAVHPLPVDPIGRVESNIDTRLNHRALDMRNQKTASIFKLRHHVLQSLRKTLSGKKFIEITTPKIIGSASEGGANLFSLDYFGKTAYLAQSPQLYKEQMTIGLERVFEISNFYRAENSHTGRHLTEFTSIDIEAAFMDYNDVMDVLESLVLEVYKFTSENCKKEQEIIGHTIEVPKSPFERITYSQCVEELQKDGEKIEFGDDLLDSHLRIIGNNHPGFFFLTDWPMKLKPFYIREKDEDPTLSRSFDLQFGYLELSSGGTRLHNPDMLKARLKEQGLDPAQFQDHLKTFDWGMPPHSGWGMGLDRLMTTLIGIDNVREVVLYPRDPDRLNP; from the coding sequence ATGGGTTTTGTAAAAACACACGATATTGACGAATTAACTTCTGAATTAATTGGAAATCAAGTAATCCTCGGTGGATGGGTAGAAGATTTTAGAAAATTAGGCAAAATGTCATTTATTACATTACGTGATGTTACAGGAATATCCCAGATAATTGTTAAAGGAGAATTAAATGACAATTTAGGAGAGATTAATCGTCAAAGTGTGATTTCTGTAAAAGGAATTGTACAAGAGACTAAAGCTCGAGATTTTGCATTTGAAATTAAAGCTGAAGAGATCGAAGTGCTAGGCAAAGCAGTTCATCCATTACCAGTTGATCCTATTGGCAGAGTAGAGAGCAATATCGATACAAGATTAAATCATCGAGCACTAGACATGAGAAATCAAAAAACAGCTTCGATTTTCAAGCTTCGACATCATGTTTTGCAATCATTACGAAAAACATTGTCTGGAAAAAAATTCATTGAAATTACGACTCCTAAAATAATTGGTAGTGCAAGTGAAGGAGGTGCAAATTTATTTTCTCTAGATTATTTTGGAAAGACCGCATATTTGGCTCAGAGTCCACAATTATACAAAGAACAGATGACTATTGGATTAGAGCGAGTGTTTGAAATTTCCAATTTTTATCGTGCAGAAAACTCCCATACAGGAAGACACCTTACAGAATTTACAAGTATCGACATTGAAGCAGCATTTATGGATTACAATGACGTTATGGATGTACTAGAATCACTTGTATTGGAAGTTTACAAATTCACTTCAGAAAATTGTAAAAAAGAACAAGAGATTATTGGTCACACAATTGAAGTTCCAAAATCACCATTTGAGAGAATTACATATTCACAATGTGTTGAAGAATTACAAAAAGATGGAGAAAAAATAGAGTTCGGGGATGATTTGCTTGATTCACATCTTAGAATAATTGGGAACAATCATCCAGGATTTTTCTTCCTAACTGATTGGCCAATGAAGTTAAAACCATTTTACATTAGAGAAAAAGACGAAGATCCCACTTTATCACGCTCATTTGATTTACAGTTTGGTTATCTAGAATTGTCTTCGGGTGGAACTAGATTGCACAATCCAGACATGCTAAAGGCACGATTGAAAGAACAAGGTTTGGATCCCGCACAGTTCCAAGACCATTTGAAAACATTTGATTGGGGAATGCCTCCGCATTCTGGTTGGGGAATGGGATTAGACAGGCTGATGACGACTCTAATCGGAATCGATAATGTTCGAGAGGTTGTTTTGTATCCCAGGGATCCAGATAGGTTAAACCCATGA
- a CDS encoding ABC transporter ATP-binding protein, translating to MVFLDIRGLSVKYPSSSGPVYAVDDVDIQLEDGQSIGIAGESACGKSTLGLSIIRMLSSGTIQGNIFFENDSILDMSESDFNENYRWKKISMVFQGAMNALDPVFTINEQFHEILKQHHFEGNSKQLILDAINSVSLDENVLKKYPHELSGGMKQRVVIAMALLLKPKFVIADEPTTALDMLIQAQIIALLKTLKKEGMSFLLITHDLAVLSEIADKIGIMYGGQIVEFGTSEEIYKNPQHPYTQGLLESIPTLKGGSPKYIKGSPPSLLDAPTACRFLERCPLAIEKCKKLPPKLATKTGYVRCWLYEDK from the coding sequence ATGGTTTTCTTAGATATTCGTGGATTATCTGTGAAATATCCTTCATCATCTGGTCCAGTTTATGCCGTGGATGATGTAGATATTCAATTAGAAGATGGACAATCAATTGGAATTGCAGGTGAGAGTGCATGTGGAAAAAGTACACTGGGATTGTCAATAATTCGAATGCTTTCTAGCGGAACTATCCAAGGTAACATTTTCTTTGAAAATGATTCTATTTTGGATATGAGTGAATCTGATTTTAATGAAAATTATAGGTGGAAAAAAATATCCATGGTTTTTCAAGGTGCAATGAATGCGCTAGATCCTGTCTTCACTATAAATGAACAATTTCATGAAATTCTCAAACAACACCACTTTGAGGGAAATTCCAAACAATTGATTTTGGATGCGATTAATTCTGTTAGTCTTGACGAAAATGTTTTGAAAAAATACCCTCATGAACTAAGCGGTGGTATGAAGCAAAGAGTGGTAATTGCAATGGCATTGCTCTTAAAGCCAAAGTTTGTCATTGCTGATGAGCCTACAACAGCACTTGACATGCTAATTCAAGCACAAATTATCGCATTGCTAAAAACCCTGAAAAAAGAAGGAATGTCGTTTTTGCTAATCACACATGATTTGGCAGTATTATCTGAAATTGCAGATAAGATTGGAATAATGTATGGTGGGCAGATTGTTGAATTTGGAACTTCTGAAGAAATTTACAAAAATCCTCAACATCCATACACACAAGGTCTACTAGAATCCATTCCAACATTAAAGGGTGGCTCACCAAAATACATCAAAGGAAGTCCTCCGAGTTTACTTGATGCTCCAACTGCATGCCGGTTTTTAGAAAGATGTCCTTTAGCAATTGAAAAATGTAAAAAACTTCCGCCAAAACTTGCAACTAAAACAGGGTATGTGAGATGCTGGCTTTATGAAGACAAATGA
- a CDS encoding Hpt domain-containing protein, with protein MSDEFIKIATAEINEEISAISSILNSCTANEDVFQNSKELQSHTHKIKGLAPMMGQEELGSICSMLDAVLKQINDGKKIEGIYDIFTESLPFMKNSMSEPGYDMTSIIDKVTNFSSNVK; from the coding sequence ATGTCTGATGAATTCATCAAAATTGCTACCGCAGAAATCAATGAGGAGATTTCCGCAATTTCCTCAATTTTAAATTCATGTACGGCCAATGAGGATGTTTTTCAAAATTCTAAAGAATTACAAAGCCATACTCACAAAATCAAAGGGTTAGCGCCAATGATGGGTCAAGAAGAATTAGGTTCCATATGTTCTATGTTAGATGCGGTGTTAAAACAAATCAACGATGGCAAAAAAATTGAAGGCATTTATGATATTTTTACTGAATCACTACCTTTCATGAAAAATTCCATGAGTGAACCTGGATATGACATGACATCTATCATAGATAAAGTAACTAATTTTTCTTCTAATGTAAAATGA
- a CDS encoding TldD/PmbA family protein → MNSDLCELADKGIKYAMELGVHYCDVRAEKQDKKSVLIENKDIENIKTSTDAGLGIRLIKNGAWGFCSVTDPKSFEEIKNKIDHAVKNSSRHRKKKIETYSSTVNNVKIDFPVLKKPSIEKLMEIGLDCSQIILDTPKIIRSVINPWYTENSKYFTNSEGSKIEQNFTDMIIDMNAVAHDSGITQSINTTEGGRGGLEQITDKEKIQQKAKEISQKASELIIAKFAKEEQTTVVMNPDFVSLLTHEILGHPSEADRVLGKEMAWAGGAWWKGKIGEKIGSENLNVFDDPTIKESLGWYFFDDEGIKTQKTTLVENGILKKHLQNRETAQIFNTEPTGNMRATNYRFMPLIRMACTCIGNGDRNPDEIIKEVKKGILISNMKIPSIDMKRYNWSISCQYAQKIENGEITGLLRDVIVMGTAPEFFASINACGNDFTVRPITNCGKGDPMQSMIMGNGGPTIRGIATVKSVN, encoded by the coding sequence ATGAATTCAGATCTATGCGAATTAGCAGACAAAGGAATCAAGTACGCAATGGAATTGGGAGTACATTACTGTGATGTACGAGCTGAGAAGCAAGATAAAAAATCAGTGTTAATAGAAAATAAAGACATAGAAAACATCAAAACGTCTACAGATGCAGGATTAGGAATTAGATTAATTAAAAATGGGGCATGGGGTTTTTGTTCAGTTACAGATCCCAAATCATTTGAAGAGATAAAAAATAAGATTGATCACGCAGTTAAAAATTCATCACGTCACAGAAAAAAGAAAATAGAGACATACTCTAGCACAGTTAATAATGTAAAGATAGATTTCCCAGTTTTGAAAAAACCATCAATAGAGAAACTAATGGAAATAGGTCTAGATTGTAGTCAAATTATTTTAGATACACCAAAAATTATCAGATCAGTTATCAATCCATGGTATACAGAGAATTCAAAATATTTTACAAATAGTGAAGGTTCTAAAATTGAACAAAATTTCACAGATATGATAATAGACATGAATGCAGTAGCTCATGATTCTGGAATTACACAATCAATTAACACTACAGAAGGTGGAAGAGGAGGATTAGAACAAATTACAGATAAAGAAAAAATTCAACAAAAAGCCAAAGAGATATCCCAAAAAGCATCGGAATTAATTATTGCAAAATTTGCAAAAGAAGAACAAACAACAGTTGTCATGAATCCAGATTTTGTTTCATTACTAACACATGAAATACTAGGTCATCCATCAGAAGCAGACAGGGTTTTAGGAAAAGAAATGGCATGGGCAGGGGGTGCGTGGTGGAAAGGAAAAATTGGAGAAAAGATAGGCTCTGAGAATCTTAATGTCTTTGATGATCCAACCATCAAAGAGAGTCTAGGATGGTATTTTTTTGATGATGAAGGAATAAAAACTCAAAAAACCACACTTGTCGAAAATGGAATTTTAAAAAAACATCTGCAAAACAGGGAAACTGCCCAAATTTTTAACACAGAGCCAACAGGAAACATGAGAGCCACCAACTATAGATTCATGCCTTTAATTCGTATGGCATGTACATGTATTGGAAACGGGGATAGAAATCCAGATGAAATAATAAAAGAAGTAAAAAAGGGAATTCTTATTTCAAATATGAAAATACCTTCAATAGATATGAAACGATACAACTGGAGCATTTCATGCCAGTACGCTCAAAAAATAGAAAACGGAGAAATCACAGGCTTGCTAAGAGATGTGATAGTGATGGGCACTGCACCAGAATTTTTTGCATCAATTAATGCTTGTGGGAATGACTTTACAGTAAGACCAATAACTAATTGTGGCAAAGGTGATCCTATGCAATCAATGATTATGGGAAACGGGGGACCGACAATTCGTGGAATAGCAACTGTAAAGAGTGTTAATTAA
- a CDS encoding isocitrate/isopropylmalate dehydrogenase family protein, with the protein MYKISLITGDGIGPELSDSAISVFDTINDKLGLKFDVTELSAGDKALQETGKALPDDTVKTIKQSDACMKAPVGESAADVIVVLRRILDLYANIRPAKSYPHMPALRDDIDMVIVRENTEDLYTGKEFSLGNAAVALRIISEDASKRIAKYAFETAVQRNSLKKVTCVHKSNVMRITDGLFAKACTEISKNYPDVAFEEMYVDACAMNLIRQPEKFDVIVTTNLFGDILSDESSQVVGGLGMAPAANIGDNFALFEPVHGAAFDIAGKNIANPSSFLLSIKMMLDWLGNKHKDSKCIEIGTKLESTIFDLVKSGVKTKDIGGDMSTIDFTRHITDNMQK; encoded by the coding sequence ATGTATAAAATCTCATTAATTACTGGCGACGGAATTGGTCCTGAATTATCTGACTCTGCAATTTCTGTATTTGACACCATAAACGACAAACTTGGATTAAAATTTGATGTTACAGAATTATCCGCTGGTGATAAAGCACTACAAGAAACTGGTAAAGCGCTACCTGATGATACAGTTAAGACAATAAAACAATCTGATGCTTGCATGAAGGCACCAGTTGGAGAATCAGCCGCTGATGTCATTGTAGTTTTAAGACGAATACTTGATCTTTATGCAAACATTAGGCCTGCAAAATCATATCCTCACATGCCTGCATTACGTGATGACATTGATATGGTAATTGTTAGAGAAAACACTGAGGATCTTTACACTGGAAAAGAGTTTAGTTTGGGAAATGCAGCAGTTGCTCTTAGAATAATTTCTGAGGATGCATCAAAACGAATTGCAAAATATGCATTTGAAACAGCTGTGCAGAGAAATTCTCTGAAAAAAGTAACATGCGTTCATAAATCAAACGTTATGAGGATCACTGATGGATTATTTGCAAAGGCTTGTACTGAAATTTCAAAAAATTATCCTGATGTCGCATTTGAGGAAATGTATGTTGATGCATGTGCAATGAATTTGATCCGTCAACCGGAAAAATTCGATGTAATAGTAACTACGAATTTGTTTGGTGATATTCTCTCTGATGAGTCATCTCAAGTTGTTGGTGGATTGGGAATGGCACCAGCTGCAAACATTGGGGATAATTTTGCATTGTTTGAACCTGTTCATGGGGCCGCATTTGATATTGCGGGAAAAAACATTGCAAATCCCTCATCGTTTCTGTTATCTATAAAGATGATGTTGGATTGGTTGGGTAACAAACACAAAGATTCAAAATGCATCGAAATCGGAACAAAGTTAGAATCTACAATTTTTGATTTGGTTAAATCTGGCGTTAAAACTAAAGATATTGGAGGAGATATGTCCACTATAGATTTTACTAGACACATCACAGATAACATGCAAAAATAG